From the Verrucomicrobiota bacterium genome, the window GCAGCGGGGGGGATGCTGGTTGTCGCTTACGAGTCACCAGCGAAATTCGCCGAATTCTGGCGGTTGTTCCGATGTTGTCCCAACGAGGACGAGCGCCTCGAACTCGACAACCGCACCGGGCTGGTTCTTCGAGCGCGTGGTGATTTCGTGTTTCGTGCGCTCCACTGAAGTTCCGCGTCGAATAGATAGCCTGGCCGCAGCGACTCCAACGATTTCGGAAACGCTCTAAAGCTTCAACACCTTCACCGCTTCCAGCGCGACGTTCACCAGGCGATCGGGGAAAAGCCCGAGATAAAACATGGCGGCAATGCACGCGTAGAGGCACGCGCGCATGGGCAACGAAACTTCAAGCCGCGCTGATCCAGCGGTTCCTTTCGACCAGTAAATCGCGCGCACGACGCCGAGATAGTAATAGAGCGAGATGATCACGCCCGCGATGGCCACCGCGATCAAGACATAGTAGCCCGGCTGATTGGCCCCGCTTTCAACCACAGCTTTCAGCAGAAGGAACTTTCCAAAAAAACCGGCCAGCGGCGGGATGCCTGCCAGCGACACCATGGCCAGACTCAAGCTCGCCGCCAGCAGAGGCGATCGCTCGTGCAGGCCCGCGACCGCGCTGATGTCGTCGCCTTCGACGCCGCGCATCACGACGCAAATGACAGCGAACGCGGCGAGCAAAGTGAACAGATACGCTCCGAGGTAATACAGAATGGCGGACGATCCCGCCGAGTTGACGGCGGCGACGCCGAGCAGCAGGTAGCCCGCGTGCGCGATGCTGGAATAGCCCAGCAATCGTTTCAGATTCCGCTGCGGAATCGCGCACAGATTCCCATACAGAATCGTGACCGCGGAAATGATCATGAGCAGCTTGGTCCAATCGACGGTGATTTGCGGCACGGCGCTGAACAACACGCGCAGGAGCAGAATGAAGCCCGCGGCTTTGGAACCAATCGCCAGAAAGGCGGTGGCGGGAGCCGGCGAGCCTTGATAGACATCCGGCGCCCAAATCTGGAAAGGGAACGCGGCGATCTTGAATCCCAGTCCGGCCAGAACCAGGAGCAAGCCCAGCAGAAACACCGGCTTGGCGGTGGTGACGCGCGGGGTCGCCATCAAATCGCCGAAGTTGGTCGTGTTGGCGACGCCGAAGATCAGCGCGATGCCATAGACTAGAAAGGCCGAAGCCAGCGCGCCCAAAATCAAATACTTCACCCCGGCCTCCAGCGATTGAAGGCGGCTGCGCTGAAAGCTGGTGAGAACGTAGAAGGTGACGGTGATCAGCTCCAGCGAAACGAAGACGAGAATGAAATCGTTGGAGGAGGCGGCAAACATCATCCCGGACAACGCGAACAGGATCAGCGCGTAAAACTCCGCGATGCCGGTCTCAATGCGATCGGCGAATTCCACGGACATCAGGAGCACGACGAAGGCGGCGAAGAGGAAGAATCGCTTGAAGAAAAGCGCCAGGCCATCCATCACGAACATTTTGTTGAAGGCGTACTGGGGCGCGCCGGCGTCCATGATCAGGCTGCCCAGGAAAATGAGTCCGACAGCCGCCGCGGCGGCGTAGCCCAGACTCCGCTTTTGGGAAGCAGGCGTCCAGAGATCAGCCAGAAGGATCGCCAGACCGGCGGCGATCACGGCAATTTCCAAGATGGATAGAGAAAAGCTCATTCGCCAAATGACCTATCTTCGAGCGGGCTTGCGCGCCCTGATTGTTCGCTGCCGCGTTCCCCCTCACTCTGGCCCTCTCCCTCTGGGAGAGGATTCTCCGCAGCGTCTCGCCCATTGAACCCCTGAACTAATTCTTTAACCACGGATTTCGCGGATTTCGCGGATGGAGAACTGTTTTTATCCGCGTAATCCGTGTTATCCGCGGTTGAATCAGGTTGTTGGGGAGGGTAGGGAGAGGGGATCGGTTCATGAGAAACGTCCGCAGCCTGCGAGCCGTGCCCACGGTCCTTGAACCGAAAACTGTGCGGACCGCAGCCTTTAGGCTGCTTGTGCGCACTCTCCGCAGTCGAGCGTTGAAACGGCGTAAAGGCCACTGTCCGGGAGACGGATTCATGGGACGCTCCCTTAGCGCCCTCTCCCCCGGGGGGCACGGCCATTGAATCAAGCCTATGGAGTTCTCCTGCTCCGAATCCTAATGTTTCAGAGCCAAGCGCCTTTTGAGTAAGAGTCAGATTAGGATTACGATTAAGAACCCCGCTGAAAGTCCATAATTCAACAGCAATGGGGCCGGGGTGAAGGGAAAGGGAGCGTTGGTCCTGCGAAGGCTCTCCGGCCAGACCCGTCGTGTTGGAATGTCCCGCTTGATTCGCGGCGCGGTTTCCAGGCATCCCGCCGTTCGCCATGTTCACAATGACTTCCGCGCTGGCCCGGATCTTGTCCGTGAGCAACCTGGGAAAGAATCCGAAGAGCAGCAGTGTGAAGAGGAGCACAGCGAAAGGCAGCCTTCGCCAGAGATTCGACAAGTCCCGCAAATCTTTCCAGTCGTCCACGAGGGGCCCGTGCAAAATATTTCTGACTGCACGGAGCATATAGACCGCGCCGATCACCAGCGCGCCCCAACAGGCCAGCGCTGTAACGACGGGGAACGTTTTCCAGGCGCCGAAGAACACCATGGATTCGCCGACAAAATTCGCGAACCCCGGCAGCCCGCATCCCGCGAGCATCGCCATCGTCAAGGCCATTCCAACAAACGGGACTTGCTGCAGAAGACCGCCCATCCGCGAAATCTCCAGCGTGCGGGCTTGCTGATAGATATAGCCGCTCAACGCGAAGCTCACGGCCGCGAGCAAACCGTGCGCAACCATGATCACCACGGCCCCCGTGACTCCGATGAGGTTCAGGCTCGCGATGCCGAGAAAGACAAATCCCATGTGCGCCACGCTGGAGTTGCCGATCAAAAGGTTGAGATCCTTCTGGCGCATCGCGACCAATCCGCAGTAGAGGATGTTCCCCAGGCAGAGCAGGGCAAGAACGCCGAGCCATTGCTTCGCCCCGTCCGGCATCAACGGCACCGCCACGCGGATCAGGCCGTAAAGCCCGAATTTTTTCAGCACGCCCGCGTGCAGCATCGCCGTGGCCGTCGGCGCGGCGCCGTAGCCGAGCGGCGCCCAGGTGTGAAACGGCCAAAGGGAAACCAAGATGCCGAAGCCGAACATCAAGGCCGGAAAGATGAGTTGCTGCGCCTGGGCCGCCATCCGTTGCCCCGCGAAGTATTGGGTCATGGCCGGGATGTCAAAAGTCCGCTGGCCCGCGGGCATTTGAAGGTAGAGCGCGATCAGCCCGAACAACGCGATTAGCGCGCCGAGGCTGAGATACATCGTGATCTTGAACGTGGCGTAGTTCTTGTCCTCCCCCCGGCCCCACACACCGATCATGATGAACGTGGGGATGAGCGCAAGTTCGTGGAAGAAATAGAAGTAGAACAAATCCAGCGACGCGAACGCTCCCAGGATCCCGCCGGTCATGGTCAGCAAGAGCAGGTAGAATTCTTTCGCCCGCTCGCCGATGTCGCGCGCCACGCACGTCGCGGCGAAGGCGACAATCGCGCCCATCAACAGCAAGCCCACGTTGAGGCCATCGACTCCGAGCCGGCAGTGGATTCCCAGGGCCTCGGCGCCCAGGCCCGGGATCGTAGTCACGAATTGGTACCCGGTTTGAGCGGCGTCGAATTGCCAGAACAATTTCACGCCGAGCAGAAGACCGAAAAAGGTCGTCAACAGCGCGATCACCCGCGGCGTGCCTTCGTTCTCCTTGGGGACGAACGCGAGGCCAATCGCGGCCAGGAACGGCAATAAGATGAGCAAGGCAAGCGTCATAGTTATCGGCCGATCATGAAATACAGCACCACCGCGGCGCTCAGGACAAACAGGAAGGCGTAGGTTTGCAGGTTGCCCGTTTGGGCGAGCCGCAAGCCGCGGCCAAACAGTTCGGTCGCCCCATGCGCGCCGCGCACCAGCAGGCCGGCCACGATCCATTCATCGAACCAGGCGGCGATAGCGGCCGCGATTTCCTGGAACTTGATCACTGTGGCTTCGTACAATTCGTCGAAGTAAAACCGGTTGCGCGCCGCCTGGGCCAGCGCGCCGAGTTTCTCCGGCAACGGATCTTGCGCGGCGTTCCAGTACAACCCCAGTGCGAAAGCCAAACCGAAAATCACCGCGCCCAAACTCGCGACCACGGCCAGCACGTGGTAGCCGGAGTGCGTCTCGCCCAGTTGGTGGCCGTAGAGTTCCGCGATGCCGAAAAAGCCTCCCAGCACCGAAGGCACCGCGAGCGCGAGCAGAGGGACGGTCATGACTTTCGGAGATTCGTGCGCATGATCGACTCCGTGGGATTTGGCCGGCCCAAAGAACGCGACCAGAACCAGCCGTGACATGTAAAACGTCGTGAGCAGCGCCACCATTACCGCCAGAACGAACAACGCGGGATGACCGTGTTCGGGAGTCAGAGTGGCGGCGATGATCTCGTCTTTGCTGAAGAAGCCGCTCAACGGCGGCAAACCGCAAAGCGCGAGCGACGCCAGGAGAAAAGTCCAAAACGTTACCGGCATTCTTCTTCGCAGCGCTCCCATTTTCCAGATGTCTTGTTCATGGTGCATCGCGTGGATGACGGAGCCGGCGCCGAGGAAGAGGAGCGCTTTGAAGAACGCGTGCGTGGTGAGGTGATACATCGCCGGCGCCGGGCTGGCCACGCCCACCGCCAGCACCATGTAGCCGAGTTGAGAAAGGGTCGAATAAGCGAGGATGCGCTTGATGTCGTTTTGCTGCGTGGCGATCAAGGCCGCCAGCAACGCCGTGATGCCTCCGATCCATGCGATGACTTCCAGCGCGTGCGAATCGGGCAGATCGAGCAGAAAGAACACGCGGCAAAGCATGTACACGCCCGCGGCCACCATCGTCGCGGCATGGATCAAAGCGCTCACCGGCGTCGGGCCTTCCATGGCGTCGGGCAGCCAGACGTGCAAGGGAAACTGCGCCGATTTGCCGACGGCGCCGCAGAAGATCAGCAAGCCGGCAATCGTCGCCAGCGAACCCAGCGCGGCGGGATTCCGGATCAATTCCACCTGGATCGAACTGAAGTTAAGTGTTCCGAACGTGTCCCAAACCAGCAGGATTCCCAGAAGAAAGCCGAAGTCGCCGAGCCGATTGGTCAGAAACGCTTTCTTGCTCGCCGCGGCGGCGGAAGGCCGTTCGAACCAGAATCCGATGAGGACGTAACTCGAAAGCCCGACCAGCTCCCAGAAGATAAACAATTGCAGAAAATTATTCGCCAGGACGATTCCAAGCATGGAGAACGTGAACAGGCTTAGACCGGCGAAGTAACGCGCTACCCCTCGGTCCTCGTGCATGTAGCCGTACGAATAAATGTGAATCGCGCCGCCCACCCCGGTGACGATGAGCAACATCATCAAGCTCAGCGGATCGAGGCGGAGGCCGAAGTCCACCTGCAACGGGCCGACTTCCAGCCATGACGCCACGGTCTCCTTGCCGGCGGGTTCCCAGCCGTTCACGGCGATGAAGAAAAGCGTGAGCACGAAGCCCAGGACGATGGCCCCGATGGACAGGCCGGCGCTGCGTTCACGGTTGTTCAGCGTGAACAGCGTGATGCCGGCCGCCGCCAGCAGCGGCAGAAACAAAATGAGCCAGGGCAAGACTTGGAGTTTCATCGCCTAGAGCTTCATCAACGTGAGATCTTCGACGTGCGCGGTCTGGCGTTTCCGGTAGAGCGCCACAATGAGCGCGAGGCCGACGGCCACTTCCGCCGCCGCCACGGTGATGATGAAGAACACCATCACCTGGCCGTTCAGATTGTTGTTGAACCGTGAGAGCGCCACGAACGCGAGGTTGGCCGAGTTGAGCATCAGTTCGAGCGCCATGTAAATAATCAGGAGATTCCGGCGCGCGATCACGCCGAACAGGCCCAGGCAAAACAGCATCGCGCTGACGACCAGATAATGTTCAAGGCTGACGGTCATGGGTTGAATCGTTAAATCGTTAAAAAGGTTAAAGCGTTACAACGTTCAGCGAATGAGGCCGAACGCCGGAGGTCTCGCTTGTTTGCAGCGCTGTAACGTTTCAACGCTTGGAACGCTGTAACGAGCTTCATTTCAGGTCCTTTTTGCTGAGCAAAATGACACCGACCATCGCGACCAGCAGGAGCACGGACAGAATTTCAAACGGCAGAAAGTACTGCGTGAAGAGAGCGACGCCCAGGGGTTTTGCCACGCCTTCCAGCGTCGGCTGGGGCAATCCGGCGCCGAGGGTTGGCGTCGTCAGGACGAACACTTTGAAAAAGATTCCGAACACGGCCGCCACCGCCGCGCTGCCGGTGATCAAGCCAAAGAGCTTAATCTTGCGCCGCGCTTCTTCTTTCAGGTCGAGCAGCATGATGACGAAAAGAAACAGCACCATCACGGCGCCGGCATAGACCAGGATCTGGACCGCGGCCAGGAAGTAAGCGTGCAGCAGCGTGAACAGGCCGGCGAGCGACACGATGGTCAGCGCCAAAAACATGGCGCTGGTCACCGGGTTGCGGCTGAACGGATTCGCCACGACCAGGAAACCGCAAAGCACGGTCAACGCTGCAAACAGATAAAACAGTGCGTCCTGCATTTAACGATCCAACGCTGTAGCGTTATAACGATTCAACGATTTAACGGTCCACCTCAGGGCGCCACACCCTGCGCTTTCGCTTCTTCGGCCTTGCGCTTCCATTTCTGGATGCGGTCATTGTGCGTGCCGCCGAGCGCCAAGAGCTTTTCTTTGTTGTAAACCATTTCCTCACGGCTGCTGCCGGTCAGGGAGTAATCCTTCATGAGGAAAATCGCCTCCTCCGGGCAGACTTCCTGGCAGAAACCGCAGAAGATGCAGCGGAGCATGTTGATCTCAAATTCGAGCGGCATTTTCTCGGCGTTCGGCCGGTCGGCTTGGGGACCGCTCAATCCGGGGGGGGTGATCTTGATGGCCTTGGGTGGACAGACAAATTCACAGAGCTGGCAGGAGACGCACTTGGTGTTGCCTTCCTGGTCGCGCACGAGATACGGCGCGCCCCGGTAATCCGGCGGCACGGTCCATTTCTCCTCCGGGTACTGCATCGTCACTTTCTTTTTGAAGAAGTGACGGAGCGTGACCTTGAACCCGCCAAGGATCGCGGGCAAATAAAGCCGTTCCCAAAATGTCAGCGGGCTGCGTTTGACGATCATTTGAACCTCCACCACATCACCACGGCGGTGACCAAGATATTCGCCAGCGCCAGCGGCACGAACCTCCGCCAGCCCAGATCCATCAACTGGTCGTAGCGGAAGCGCGGCAACATCCAGCGCACCCAGATGATGAACACGATGAAGATCACCACTTTTCCGAGAAAGATGCCG encodes:
- a CDS encoding NADH-quinone oxidoreductase subunit I — protein: MIVKRSPLTFWERLYLPAILGGFKVTLRHFFKKKVTMQYPEEKWTVPPDYRGAPYLVRDQEGNTKCVSCQLCEFVCPPKAIKITPPGLSGPQADRPNAEKMPLEFEINMLRCIFCGFCQEVCPEEAIFLMKDYSLTGSSREEMVYNKEKLLALGGTHNDRIQKWKRKAEEAKAQGVAP
- a CDS encoding NADH-quinone oxidoreductase subunit M gives rise to the protein MTLALLILLPFLAAIGLAFVPKENEGTPRVIALLTTFFGLLLGVKLFWQFDAAQTGYQFVTTIPGLGAEALGIHCRLGVDGLNVGLLLMGAIVAFAATCVARDIGERAKEFYLLLLTMTGGILGAFASLDLFYFYFFHELALIPTFIMIGVWGRGEDKNYATFKITMYLSLGALIALFGLIALYLQMPAGQRTFDIPAMTQYFAGQRMAAQAQQLIFPALMFGFGILVSLWPFHTWAPLGYGAAPTATAMLHAGVLKKFGLYGLIRVAVPLMPDGAKQWLGVLALLCLGNILYCGLVAMRQKDLNLLIGNSSVAHMGFVFLGIASLNLIGVTGAVVIMVAHGLLAAVSFALSGYIYQQARTLEISRMGGLLQQVPFVGMALTMAMLAGCGLPGFANFVGESMVFFGAWKTFPVVTALACWGALVIGAVYMLRAVRNILHGPLVDDWKDLRDLSNLWRRLPFAVLLFTLLLFGFFPRLLTDKIRASAEVIVNMANGGMPGNRAANQAGHSNTTGLAGEPSQDQRSLSLHPGPIAVELWTFSGVLNRNPNLTLTQKALGSETLGFGAGELHRLDSMAVPPGGEGAKGASHESVSRTVAFTPFQRSTAESAHKQPKGCGPHSFRFKDRGHGSQAADVSHEPIPSPYPPQQPDSTADNTDYADKNSSPSAKSAKSVVKELVQGFNGRDAAENPLPEGEGQSEGERGSEQSGRASPLEDRSFGE
- a CDS encoding NADH-quinone oxidoreductase subunit J; this encodes MQDALFYLFAALTVLCGFLVVANPFSRNPVTSAMFLALTIVSLAGLFTLLHAYFLAAVQILVYAGAVMVLFLFVIMLLDLKEEARRKIKLFGLITGSAAVAAVFGIFFKVFVLTTPTLGAGLPQPTLEGVAKPLGVALFTQYFLPFEILSVLLLVAMVGVILLSKKDLK
- a CDS encoding NADH-quinone oxidoreductase subunit N, with the protein product MSFSLSILEIAVIAAGLAILLADLWTPASQKRSLGYAAAAAVGLIFLGSLIMDAGAPQYAFNKMFVMDGLALFFKRFFLFAAFVVLLMSVEFADRIETGIAEFYALILFALSGMMFAASSNDFILVFVSLELITVTFYVLTSFQRSRLQSLEAGVKYLILGALASAFLVYGIALIFGVANTTNFGDLMATPRVTTAKPVFLLGLLLVLAGLGFKIAAFPFQIWAPDVYQGSPAPATAFLAIGSKAAGFILLLRVLFSAVPQITVDWTKLLMIISAVTILYGNLCAIPQRNLKRLLGYSSIAHAGYLLLGVAAVNSAGSSAILYYLGAYLFTLLAAFAVICVVMRGVEGDDISAVAGLHERSPLLAASLSLAMVSLAGIPPLAGFFGKFLLLKAVVESGANQPGYYVLIAVAIAGVIISLYYYLGVVRAIYWSKGTAGSARLEVSLPMRACLYACIAAMFYLGLFPDRLVNVALEAVKVLKL
- the nuoK gene encoding NADH-quinone oxidoreductase subunit NuoK, giving the protein MTVSLEHYLVVSAMLFCLGLFGVIARRNLLIIYMALELMLNSANLAFVALSRFNNNLNGQVMVFFIITVAAAEVAVGLALIVALYRKRQTAHVEDLTLMKL
- the nuoL gene encoding NADH-quinone oxidoreductase subunit L is translated as MKLQVLPWLILFLPLLAAAGITLFTLNNRERSAGLSIGAIVLGFVLTLFFIAVNGWEPAGKETVASWLEVGPLQVDFGLRLDPLSLMMLLIVTGVGGAIHIYSYGYMHEDRGVARYFAGLSLFTFSMLGIVLANNFLQLFIFWELVGLSSYVLIGFWFERPSAAAASKKAFLTNRLGDFGFLLGILLVWDTFGTLNFSSIQVELIRNPAALGSLATIAGLLIFCGAVGKSAQFPLHVWLPDAMEGPTPVSALIHAATMVAAGVYMLCRVFFLLDLPDSHALEVIAWIGGITALLAALIATQQNDIKRILAYSTLSQLGYMVLAVGVASPAPAMYHLTTHAFFKALLFLGAGSVIHAMHHEQDIWKMGALRRRMPVTFWTFLLASLALCGLPPLSGFFSKDEIIAATLTPEHGHPALFVLAVMVALLTTFYMSRLVLVAFFGPAKSHGVDHAHESPKVMTVPLLALAVPSVLGGFFGIAELYGHQLGETHSGYHVLAVVASLGAVIFGLAFALGLYWNAAQDPLPEKLGALAQAARNRFYFDELYEATVIKFQEIAAAIAAWFDEWIVAGLLVRGAHGATELFGRGLRLAQTGNLQTYAFLFVLSAAVVLYFMIGR